The sequence below is a genomic window from Actinokineospora baliensis.
CCTCGACCACGCGGGTGTGCGCACTTTGGTCGCCGCGCCCAGCTTCAAGACGTCCGACTACGCGGCCATGATCGAGGAGGTCGGCCCGCAGTGCTCCGCGCTGCGTGACGTCATCCTCATCGGTCGCCAGTCCTGGACCGACCTCGTCTCCTCCGACCACGCCTTGCCCGTAGTGGCGTTGTCGCCGGATGACCCCATCAACATCCAGTACACCTCTGGGACCACAGGCTTCCCTAAAGGCGCCACGTTGTCCCACCACAACATCCTCAACAACGGCTTCTTCGTAGGCGAGTTGTGCTCTTACACCGAGCAGGACCGCATATGCCTGCCCGTGCCCCTGTACCACTGCTTTGGCCTAGTGATGGGAAATCTCGCTGCTACCTCGCACGGCGCTTGCATCGTTCTCCCGGCACCTGGGTTCGATCCGGTGGCGACTCTTAGCGCGGTAGTAGAGGAGCGGTGCACGTCCCTCTATGGCGTGCCAACGATGTTCATCGCGATGCTCGCCGAGGCAGGCGACCTGGACCTGAGCTCTTTGCGCACCGGCATCATGGCCGGGTCGCCGTGCCCGGTCGAGGTCATGAAGCAGGTCATCGACCGACTCGGCATGGAGGAGGTCACCATCTGCTACGGCATGACCGAGACCTCCCCGGTCTCAACACAAACCCGCGCCGACGACTCCCTGGACCTACGCGTGTCCACGGTCGGCCGAGTACACCCGCACCTGGAGATCAAGGTCGTCGACCCGGACACCGGGCTCACGGTCCCGCGCGGCACACCCGGCGAGTTCTGCACCAGGGGCTACTCGGTGATGCTGGGGTACTGGAACGAGCCGGACAAGACGACGGAGGTCATCGACAGCGCGCGGTGGATGCACACCGGCGACCTGGCGGTGATGACCGACGACGGCTACCTGATGATCACCGGCCGGATCAAGGACATGGTCATCCGCGGCGGCGAGAACATCTACCCGCGGGAGGTGGAGGAGTTCCTCTACACCCACCCCGACATCCTCGACGCGCAGGTCATCGGCGTGCCGGACGAGCGGTACGGGGAGGAGTTGATGGCGTGGATCCGGATGCGCGAGGGCGCGCCCCCGCTCGACGCCGACGCCATCCGCCTCTTCTGCACCGGCAAGCTCGCCCACTACAAGATCCCCCGCTACGTCCACGTGGTCGCCGAGTTCCCCATGACGGTGACCGGCAAGGTCCGCAAGGTAGAGATGCGCGCCGCTGCGCGAGAGCTCCTCAAGTAGCGTGACCCTGTGCCTTTAGCGGTTGGCTTCGACCTGGACATGACCCTCATAGACCCCCGCCCCGGCATGGTCGCCGCAATGACCGCCCTAGCCGACGAAACCGGCTTAGCGTTGGACGGCGAGTACTTCGCCGCCAACCTCGGCCCACCCCTCGACATGATCTTCCGCGGCTTCGAGGCCCCGGAAGAGCGCATCCCCTGGCTGGTCGACCGCTTCCGCGCCCTCTACCCAGAGATAGTCATCCCCGCCACCGTCGCCCTCCCCGGCGCAGGCGAGGCGTTGGAAGCGGTCCGCGAAG
It includes:
- a CDS encoding AMP-binding protein; translated protein: MALPSYTSGTSTAPLLGDTIGENLACTVAAHGARDALVDRASGRRWTYRELAAEVDAVARGLAALGVVKGDRVGIWAPNCAEWVFVQYATAQLGAVLVNINPAYRVHELKYVLDHAGVRTLVAAPSFKTSDYAAMIEEVGPQCSALRDVILIGRQSWTDLVSSDHALPVVALSPDDPINIQYTSGTTGFPKGATLSHHNILNNGFFVGELCSYTEQDRICLPVPLYHCFGLVMGNLAATSHGACIVLPAPGFDPVATLSAVVEERCTSLYGVPTMFIAMLAEAGDLDLSSLRTGIMAGSPCPVEVMKQVIDRLGMEEVTICYGMTETSPVSTQTRADDSLDLRVSTVGRVHPHLEIKVVDPDTGLTVPRGTPGEFCTRGYSVMLGYWNEPDKTTEVIDSARWMHTGDLAVMTDDGYLMITGRIKDMVIRGGENIYPREVEEFLYTHPDILDAQVIGVPDERYGEELMAWIRMREGAPPLDADAIRLFCTGKLAHYKIPRYVHVVAEFPMTVTGKVRKVEMRAAARELLK